Proteins from a single region of Corynebacterium pseudogenitalium:
- a CDS encoding ABC-F family ATP-binding cassette domain-containing protein gives MTAPLHIGLDGISFSYPGGHRVLTDISFAVPSGSVTGLIGENGAGKSTLLGIISGELKPDAGVLITPPITGFIPQETSLPFSEPAQSLIDEAVKELRAVEEDISTFAQRMVDNPDDQEAADAYDRALSRAENSGVWELDARIATVLAGLGLANVDLATPLGEMSGGQRRRFALATLLLHPVDAMVLDEPTNHLDDEAVDFLIGELEAFKGPVLAASHDRYFLDTACDGIVDLDPGLGAEGGFGEETRQGTRYRGAFSDYLKAREDRRRRWESDYAAQEHERARLEKAAEQTGEDIFHSQEASSDIRMAAKYQADRAAKTVGNRRRSASQRLEALERTEIPEPPARLRFRGLPPHTATSLGLPALVTQNLSVPDRLAPLSIKVQPGQQLLVEGPNGSGKSTLLKIIDGQLRDYEGEIIMPEEMTVARLEQDDSWTDLDKTAAEVFAELTPEGVPDLVEMGLMTEEQAAKKLDDLSLGQRRRVSLGIILACPPDLLLLDEPTNHLSLALAEELEHALLAFEGTVIITSHDRWVRRQWHERQAKKDARARTLTLATLWTEELWRADKQ, from the coding sequence ATGACTGCCCCACTGCATATTGGCCTTGACGGCATTTCGTTTTCGTACCCAGGCGGACACCGCGTCCTCACCGACATTTCTTTCGCGGTGCCATCCGGGTCTGTCACCGGGCTCATCGGAGAGAACGGCGCCGGCAAATCGACGCTGCTCGGCATCATCTCCGGAGAGCTGAAACCCGACGCAGGGGTGCTTATCACGCCCCCGATCACGGGCTTCATCCCGCAGGAAACCTCGCTGCCGTTCAGCGAGCCCGCCCAATCACTTATCGACGAAGCCGTAAAAGAGCTTCGCGCTGTCGAGGAAGACATCTCAACCTTTGCGCAGCGCATGGTCGACAACCCAGACGACCAGGAGGCGGCCGACGCATACGACCGGGCGTTGTCCCGCGCGGAAAACTCCGGCGTGTGGGAGTTAGATGCCCGCATCGCTACCGTGTTGGCTGGCCTCGGCCTTGCGAACGTCGACCTGGCCACCCCACTGGGCGAGATGTCTGGCGGGCAACGCCGACGGTTTGCACTGGCCACGCTGCTGCTACACCCGGTGGACGCCATGGTCCTCGACGAGCCGACCAACCACCTCGACGACGAAGCCGTCGACTTCCTCATCGGCGAGCTCGAGGCATTCAAAGGGCCTGTACTCGCCGCGTCGCACGACCGCTACTTCCTCGACACCGCCTGCGACGGCATCGTCGACCTCGACCCCGGCCTTGGAGCCGAGGGCGGCTTCGGCGAGGAGACCCGCCAGGGCACCCGCTACCGTGGCGCGTTCAGCGACTACCTCAAGGCCCGCGAGGACCGACGCCGCCGCTGGGAAAGCGACTACGCAGCGCAAGAGCACGAGCGCGCCAGGCTTGAGAAGGCCGCTGAGCAAACCGGCGAGGACATCTTCCACTCCCAAGAAGCTTCTTCTGACATCCGAATGGCGGCAAAGTACCAGGCGGACCGCGCGGCGAAGACGGTGGGCAACCGCAGGCGCTCGGCGTCGCAACGCCTCGAAGCGCTGGAGCGAACGGAGATTCCGGAGCCACCGGCGCGGCTGCGCTTCCGTGGCCTCCCGCCGCATACCGCGACCTCGCTTGGGCTCCCGGCGCTGGTCACCCAGAACCTCTCCGTGCCTGACCGCCTCGCCCCACTGAGTATCAAAGTGCAGCCCGGCCAGCAGCTCCTCGTCGAGGGGCCCAACGGCTCCGGCAAGTCCACGCTGCTGAAAATTATCGACGGCCAGCTGCGCGACTACGAGGGCGAGATCATCATGCCGGAAGAGATGACCGTCGCACGCCTCGAGCAGGACGACTCGTGGACTGACCTCGACAAAACCGCGGCCGAAGTGTTCGCGGAGCTCACCCCAGAGGGTGTGCCAGACCTCGTAGAAATGGGCCTGATGACCGAGGAGCAGGCGGCGAAGAAGCTCGACGACCTCTCGCTCGGCCAGCGTCGCCGCGTCTCACTCGGTATCATCCTGGCGTGCCCGCCTGACCTGCTGCTGCTCGACGAGCCGACAAACCACCTCTCGCTTGCACTGGCCGAAGAGCTGGAGCACGCCTTGCTCGCATTCGAGGGCACCGTCATCATCACCAGCCATGACCGTTGGGTACGCCGCCAGTGGCACGAGCGCCAGGCCAAGAAAGACGCACGCGCCAGAACTCTGACTCTCGCCACGTTGTGGACTGAGGAGCTCTGGCGCGCGGATAAGCAGTAG
- a CDS encoding asparaginase — protein MESFVLLIATGGTIACTANSEGALVPSLSAEDLVHSSGTTEPVRVYDALRLDSSAITFADIDKLRSLTAQALQDPQISGIVISHGTDSMAETAFALDIVHDDPRPIVLTGAQHAADHEHPDGPGNLAGAIAAAADPLRRNNGVLLHFGGATLPARGLLKRDTHALEAFTLSSERPLPRPAALACTPLAAIHIPILRAWPGADGEIVDAVTSMNPDGIVIEALGSGNVGPGMGEAITRALDSGIPVVITSSVPYGEVTFAYGGTGGGATLGSQGAIAAGFLRAGQARIALATALANGVDPASVF, from the coding sequence ATGGAATCTTTCGTACTGCTCATCGCCACCGGTGGCACCATCGCATGCACCGCAAACTCTGAAGGCGCACTCGTTCCAAGCCTTAGCGCTGAAGACCTCGTCCACTCCAGTGGCACCACCGAGCCCGTCCGCGTGTATGACGCGCTGCGTCTCGACTCGTCCGCGATCACCTTCGCTGACATCGACAAGCTTCGCTCCCTCACTGCACAAGCACTGCAAGACCCGCAGATCAGTGGCATCGTAATTAGCCACGGCACCGACTCCATGGCGGAGACCGCATTCGCACTCGACATCGTGCACGACGACCCCCGCCCTATTGTGCTTACCGGTGCCCAGCACGCCGCCGACCACGAACACCCCGATGGCCCCGGGAACCTCGCGGGCGCAATTGCCGCTGCCGCAGATCCGCTTCGACGCAACAACGGCGTACTCCTCCACTTCGGCGGCGCCACCCTGCCCGCCCGCGGGCTGTTGAAGCGCGACACACACGCCCTCGAAGCCTTCACCTTGAGCAGCGAACGCCCACTTCCCCGCCCCGCAGCACTTGCCTGCACGCCGTTGGCAGCCATTCACATTCCCATCCTGCGCGCATGGCCCGGCGCGGACGGCGAGATCGTGGATGCCGTGACCAGTATGAACCCGGATGGCATCGTGATCGAGGCGCTCGGATCCGGCAATGTTGGCCCCGGCATGGGTGAGGCAATCACCCGCGCACTCGATTCGGGTATCCCCGTCGTAATCACCAGTTCCGTACCCTACGGCGAGGTCACCTTCGCCTACGGCGGCACCGGTGGTGGCGCTACCCTCGGCTCCCAAGGGGCGATCGCCGCGGGGTTCCTACGCGCTGGTCAGGCGCGCATCGCGCTCGCGACAGCGCTGGCCAACGGCGTGGATCCGGCGTCAGTGTTCTGA
- a CDS encoding DNA polymerase IV: MKRWVLHIDMDAFYASCEQLTRPTLRGRPVLVAGVNGRGVVAGASYEARKYGARSAMPTHQAAKLVGPRAVLVAPRRPVYKVASQRVFEIIERRVSVVEQLSIDEAFMEPEELAGANPETVLEWANELRGRIKDETGLPSSIGAGSGKQYAKTGSGLAKPDGVYILPHEQQEALLHPLNVNELWGVGPVTEAKLAQAGIETIGDFAALSEKEVDIALGGVVAKQLWQLARGHDDRPVAPRAVAKQISSEHTFPQDLTTAAEVDAAVERAAEESHRRLLKDGRGARTVTVKLRMADFRIESRSATLPYATDDAETLRATAFRIVRYPDEVGPIRLVGVSYSGLEDALQDVLFPELDQEIIRPVPADSDYESGVSDHVASSDVAVELYDGPTNGVWRATQDIYHEDFGHGWVQGAGKGWVSVRFETRATGPGKMHTLRIDDPKLQPADPVDSLAWQDWLDSEH, from the coding sequence ATGAAACGTTGGGTCCTGCACATCGACATGGATGCGTTCTACGCATCCTGTGAGCAGCTCACACGCCCAACGTTACGTGGACGCCCCGTCCTCGTTGCTGGTGTCAACGGGCGGGGCGTTGTCGCGGGCGCAAGCTATGAAGCCCGCAAGTATGGGGCGCGTTCCGCAATGCCGACCCACCAAGCTGCGAAGCTGGTGGGTCCGCGAGCGGTGCTCGTTGCCCCGCGGCGCCCGGTGTACAAGGTGGCGTCGCAACGCGTGTTTGAAATCATTGAGCGCAGGGTCAGCGTCGTGGAGCAGCTCTCTATCGACGAGGCGTTCATGGAGCCCGAGGAGCTCGCGGGAGCGAATCCGGAGACCGTGCTTGAGTGGGCCAACGAGCTACGTGGACGCATTAAGGATGAGACAGGCTTACCAAGCTCGATTGGTGCGGGCAGTGGTAAGCAATACGCGAAGACCGGCTCGGGCCTGGCAAAACCCGACGGGGTGTACATTTTGCCTCACGAACAGCAGGAAGCGCTGCTGCACCCTCTGAACGTCAACGAGTTGTGGGGCGTTGGGCCTGTCACTGAGGCGAAGCTTGCGCAGGCAGGGATTGAAACGATCGGGGACTTCGCGGCGCTGAGCGAGAAGGAAGTCGATATCGCGCTCGGAGGGGTCGTCGCGAAGCAGTTGTGGCAGCTGGCGCGGGGGCACGATGATCGTCCGGTGGCGCCGAGGGCCGTGGCGAAGCAGATTTCTTCCGAGCACACTTTTCCCCAGGACCTGACCACTGCGGCCGAGGTTGACGCCGCGGTCGAGCGCGCCGCCGAGGAGTCGCACAGGCGCTTGCTGAAAGATGGGCGCGGTGCGAGGACTGTGACGGTGAAGCTAAGGATGGCGGACTTCCGCATTGAGTCGCGTTCTGCGACGCTGCCTTACGCCACTGACGATGCGGAGACACTGCGCGCGACGGCGTTTCGCATCGTGCGCTACCCGGACGAGGTCGGCCCGATCCGGCTCGTAGGTGTGTCCTACTCAGGACTCGAAGATGCGCTGCAGGACGTGCTGTTTCCGGAGCTAGACCAGGAAATCATCCGGCCTGTACCCGCTGACAGTGATTACGAATCCGGGGTCAGCGACCACGTGGCCAGCAGCGATGTTGCAGTCGAGCTATACGACGGGCCTACCAACGGCGTGTGGCGCGCCACCCAGGACATTTACCACGAGGACTTCGGCCACGGCTGGGTCCAAGGCGCGGGCAAAGGCTGGGTGAGCGTGCGTTTTGAAACGAGGGCCACGGGACCTGGGAAGATGCACACATTGCGTATCGACGACCCCAAGCTCCAGCCAGCGGACCCGGTGGATTCCCTCGCGTGGCAGGACTGGCTCGACTCAGAACACTGA
- the ileS gene encoding isoleucine--tRNA ligase, whose translation MSKVGSVYPKVDLTGGSAAFPKMEEQVLKYWNEDDTFQASLKQREDCEEYVFNDGPPFANGLPHYGHLLTGYVKDIVPRYRTMAGYYVPRVFGWDCHGLPAELEAEKQLGIKDKAEIENMGLAQFNEYCAKSVMHYADEWKEYVTRQARWVDFDNGYKTMELPYMESVMWAFKTLYDKGLIYQGFRVLPYSWAEHTPLSNQETRLDDSYRNRQDPTVTVTMPFTGGREGFAAAETWKQHPELHDAAAIAWTTTPWTLPSNLALAVHPDVEYSLVRVGADGEEVVVGKKLLLATELIGAYAKELGEEREVVATFKGSELEGLEYEPVFDYFRDQEKAFMVLNADYVTTEDGTGVVHQAPAFGEDDMYTCQEYGIDLVIPVDADGKFTSLVPEYAGKLVFDANRDIIRDLRAKHRVVRDQTIEHSYPHSWRSGEPLIYMALPAWFVKVTEFRDRMVELNQEIDWIPSHIRDGQFGKWLEGARDWNISRTRYWGSPVPAWVSDNPEYPRVDVYGSLEELEKDFGVRPKSLHRPDIDELVRPNPDDPTGKSMMRRVPDVLDCWFDSGSMPFAQYHYPFENVEEHDARQPADFIVEYSGQSRGWFYVQHVLATALFDRPAYKKVVAHGIVLGNDGLKMSKSKGNYPNVNEVFDRDGSDAMRWFLMSSPILRGGNLIVTEQGIREGVRHALLPIWNAYTFLQLYSSEEAKFSVDSQDVLDRYILAKTHDLVAAVKEALDDTRIADACDEVRRFADSLTNWYVRRSRDRFWAGQEEHPEAFDTLYTVLEILTRVTAPLLPYISEVIWRGLTGGRSVHLADFPSADAIPADPALVSAMDATRAVCSAASSVRKSKKLRNRLPLPKLTVALAGSDQLQDFASVIKDEVNVKEVVLTDDVDSVGSFEVVVNAKVAGPTLGRDVQRAIKNVKAGNYVREGENVVVDGDIVLTPELYTERLVAEDPTSTARVDATDAVVGLVVLDTELTEELEAEGWAADVIRGLQDARKQEGYEVSDRISVQLCVPSDKVEWAQRHAEHIAHETLATSFEIVETLNGEAHSIHEGVSAAIAKQ comes from the coding sequence ATGAGCAAGGTCGGAAGTGTCTACCCAAAGGTAGATCTGACCGGGGGAAGTGCCGCGTTTCCAAAAATGGAGGAGCAGGTACTGAAGTACTGGAACGAGGATGATACGTTCCAGGCATCGCTGAAGCAGCGCGAAGACTGCGAAGAATATGTGTTTAACGACGGCCCTCCGTTCGCCAACGGTTTGCCACACTACGGCCACTTGCTGACGGGCTACGTCAAGGACATCGTGCCACGCTACCGCACGATGGCTGGTTACTACGTTCCGCGCGTGTTTGGTTGGGACTGCCACGGCCTTCCCGCGGAGCTCGAGGCTGAGAAGCAGCTCGGCATCAAGGATAAGGCTGAGATCGAAAACATGGGTCTGGCACAGTTCAACGAGTACTGTGCCAAGTCCGTGATGCACTACGCCGATGAGTGGAAAGAGTATGTGACTCGCCAGGCTCGTTGGGTGGACTTCGATAACGGCTACAAGACGATGGAACTGCCGTACATGGAGTCCGTCATGTGGGCGTTTAAGACCCTGTATGACAAGGGGCTGATTTACCAGGGCTTCCGCGTGCTGCCGTACTCGTGGGCGGAGCATACGCCGCTGTCGAACCAAGAGACGCGTCTGGATGATTCTTACCGCAACCGCCAGGATCCGACCGTAACTGTAACGATGCCGTTTACGGGTGGGCGTGAAGGATTTGCTGCTGCGGAGACCTGGAAGCAGCACCCTGAGCTGCACGACGCAGCTGCGATCGCCTGGACCACTACGCCATGGACGCTGCCGTCGAACTTGGCGCTTGCGGTCCATCCGGACGTTGAGTATTCGCTGGTCCGTGTTGGTGCGGACGGTGAAGAGGTGGTCGTCGGCAAGAAACTGCTGCTGGCGACGGAGCTCATCGGCGCGTACGCGAAGGAGCTCGGCGAGGAGCGCGAGGTTGTCGCCACCTTCAAGGGCTCCGAGCTCGAGGGCTTGGAGTACGAGCCGGTCTTCGACTACTTCCGTGACCAGGAAAAGGCGTTCATGGTGTTGAACGCGGACTACGTGACCACCGAGGACGGCACGGGCGTTGTTCACCAGGCGCCTGCGTTCGGTGAAGACGATATGTACACCTGCCAGGAGTACGGGATCGACCTAGTCATCCCGGTTGATGCTGATGGTAAGTTCACCTCGCTGGTGCCGGAGTACGCAGGCAAGCTGGTTTTTGACGCGAACCGTGACATCATCCGTGACCTTCGTGCGAAGCACCGCGTGGTCCGTGACCAGACGATTGAACACTCCTACCCGCACTCCTGGCGTTCGGGCGAGCCGCTGATCTACATGGCGCTTCCGGCGTGGTTTGTGAAGGTCACTGAGTTCCGCGACCGCATGGTGGAGCTGAACCAGGAGATCGACTGGATCCCATCGCACATTCGCGACGGCCAGTTCGGTAAGTGGTTGGAAGGCGCGCGTGACTGGAACATTTCGCGTACCCGCTACTGGGGCTCACCGGTGCCGGCGTGGGTGTCGGATAACCCGGAGTACCCGCGTGTGGACGTCTATGGGTCGCTCGAAGAGCTGGAGAAGGACTTCGGCGTTCGCCCGAAGTCGCTGCACCGCCCAGACATTGATGAGCTGGTCCGCCCGAACCCGGACGATCCGACCGGGAAGTCGATGATGCGTCGCGTGCCGGACGTGTTGGACTGCTGGTTTGATTCTGGTTCGATGCCGTTTGCGCAGTACCACTACCCGTTTGAGAATGTTGAGGAGCACGACGCTCGTCAGCCTGCGGACTTCATCGTGGAGTACTCGGGCCAGTCGCGTGGTTGGTTCTACGTGCAGCATGTCTTGGCGACGGCACTCTTCGACCGCCCGGCGTATAAGAAGGTCGTTGCGCACGGCATCGTGCTGGGCAATGACGGTCTGAAGATGTCGAAGTCGAAGGGGAACTACCCGAACGTCAACGAGGTCTTCGACCGTGATGGTTCCGACGCGATGCGTTGGTTCCTCATGTCTTCGCCAATTCTTCGTGGCGGCAACCTCATCGTGACGGAGCAGGGCATCCGCGAGGGCGTGCGCCACGCGTTGCTGCCGATCTGGAACGCGTACACCTTCCTGCAGTTGTACTCCTCCGAGGAGGCGAAGTTCAGCGTCGATTCGCAGGATGTGCTGGACCGCTACATCTTGGCGAAGACGCATGACCTCGTGGCTGCGGTGAAGGAGGCGCTCGACGACACTCGCATCGCGGACGCCTGTGACGAGGTCCGTCGCTTCGCTGACTCGCTGACGAACTGGTACGTGCGCCGGTCACGCGACCGTTTCTGGGCGGGTCAGGAGGAGCATCCTGAGGCGTTTGACACGCTGTACACGGTCCTGGAGATCCTGACCCGTGTGACGGCGCCACTGCTGCCGTACATCAGTGAGGTCATCTGGCGTGGCCTGACCGGGGGTCGCTCGGTGCACTTGGCGGACTTCCCGTCCGCGGATGCAATCCCGGCGGACCCTGCACTAGTCAGCGCGATGGATGCAACGCGCGCGGTGTGCTCCGCTGCTTCGTCGGTGCGTAAGTCGAAGAAGCTGCGCAACCGCTTGCCACTGCCGAAGCTCACGGTGGCGCTGGCGGGCTCGGACCAGCTGCAGGACTTCGCGTCTGTGATCAAGGATGAGGTCAACGTGAAGGAAGTCGTGCTGACTGACGACGTCGACTCCGTTGGTTCCTTCGAGGTTGTGGTGAACGCGAAGGTCGCGGGTCCAACGCTGGGCCGTGACGTACAGCGCGCTATCAAGAACGTCAAGGCTGGCAACTACGTCCGTGAAGGCGAAAACGTTGTTGTCGACGGCGACATCGTGCTCACCCCGGAGCTCTACACCGAGCGCCTGGTGGCTGAGGACCCGACGAGTACCGCTCGGGTTGACGCTACCGATGCCGTCGTTGGCCTGGTCGTGCTTGATACGGAGCTGACCGAGGAGCTCGAGGCCGAGGGCTGGGCAGCAGACGTGATTCGTGGTCTGCAGGATGCTCGTAAGCAGGAAGGATACGAAGTCTCTGACCGCATCTCGGTACAGCTGTGCGTACCTTCCGACAAGGTCGAGTGGGCGCAGCGCCACGCTGAGCACATCGCGCATGAGACGCTCGCGACGTCCTTCGAGATCGTCGAGACGCTCAACGGCGAGGCGCACTCGATTCACGAAGGTGTGAGCGCAGCGATTGCTAAGCAGTAA
- a CDS encoding DivIVA domain-containing protein translates to MPLTPADVHNVAFSKPPIGKRGYNEDEVDQFLDLVEDTLAQLQDENDDLRARVEELGAGGSAAPVAPAAASSDVDEAEIEKRVEKKVRAEYEQKLRAAQEAKVAAEKDAQAAKQEAAKARQDAEQAAKQAKQAPKAAAAPQQAAAVDQNAASADTHMQAAKVLGLAQEMADRLTNDAQAEARSMLDEARGSAERQLADAEARSKKQLSEAETHSREQIQAAERKAAETKQSAEARAQQLVADAEKKAEETTNEANSRAEAQIRQAEEQATKLRTEAERKHTEIMNTVKQQQTALENRIAELRTFEREYRTRLRTLLESQLEELETRGTSAPSGDAGNK, encoded by the coding sequence ATGCCGCTGACACCAGCAGACGTGCACAATGTCGCTTTCAGCAAACCACCAATTGGTAAGCGGGGCTACAACGAGGACGAGGTTGACCAGTTCCTGGACCTCGTGGAAGACACGCTTGCGCAACTGCAAGATGAGAACGATGACCTTCGGGCCCGTGTCGAAGAGCTCGGTGCTGGTGGGTCTGCTGCCCCGGTTGCTCCTGCGGCCGCGTCCAGCGATGTCGACGAAGCTGAGATTGAAAAGCGAGTTGAGAAGAAGGTTCGTGCTGAGTACGAGCAGAAGCTCCGTGCTGCGCAGGAGGCAAAGGTAGCGGCTGAGAAGGATGCTCAGGCTGCGAAGCAGGAAGCGGCAAAGGCTCGCCAGGACGCGGAGCAGGCTGCAAAGCAGGCTAAGCAGGCGCCAAAGGCTGCCGCCGCACCGCAGCAGGCTGCGGCTGTCGACCAGAATGCAGCATCCGCCGATACGCACATGCAGGCGGCGAAGGTGCTTGGGCTCGCGCAGGAGATGGCAGACCGCCTCACCAACGACGCGCAGGCAGAGGCCCGCTCGATGCTCGACGAGGCCCGTGGTTCCGCAGAGCGTCAGCTGGCAGATGCCGAGGCACGCTCGAAGAAGCAGCTGTCTGAGGCAGAGACGCATTCCCGCGAGCAGATCCAGGCGGCTGAGCGTAAGGCTGCTGAGACGAAGCAGTCGGCTGAGGCTCGTGCACAGCAGCTCGTTGCAGACGCCGAGAAGAAGGCTGAGGAAACCACCAACGAAGCTAACTCGCGCGCTGAGGCGCAGATTCGCCAGGCTGAGGAGCAGGCAACGAAGCTGCGCACCGAGGCTGAGCGTAAGCACACCGAGATCATGAACACGGTGAAGCAGCAGCAGACCGCCCTCGAGAACCGCATCGCTGAGCTGCGCACCTTCGAGCGCGAGTACCGCACTCGCCTGCGCACACTGCTCGAGTCCCAGCTGGAGGAGCTTGAGACCCGTGGCACGTCCGCTCCGAGCGGCGACGCTGGCAATAAGTAG
- a CDS encoding YggT family protein: protein MSLLGAILYAALGLYSLIVVVRIIVEMVQSFSKQFDPPSWFMVVAEGMFVVTDPPVKFFRKLIPPMRMSGGVGIDVSVIVLFVAIMLLQMLVRVTML, encoded by the coding sequence GTGTCTTTATTAGGAGCAATTCTTTACGCTGCGCTTGGGTTGTACTCCCTGATTGTGGTCGTCCGCATCATTGTCGAGATGGTGCAATCCTTCTCGAAGCAGTTTGATCCACCAAGTTGGTTTATGGTCGTTGCGGAAGGCATGTTCGTGGTCACGGACCCGCCTGTGAAGTTCTTCCGCAAACTCATTCCGCCCATGCGTATGAGTGGCGGCGTTGGGATAGACGTCAGTGTGATCGTACTGTTCGTGGCGATTATGCTGCTCCAGATGCTGGTACGGGTCACCATGTTGTAA
- a CDS encoding cell division protein SepF, with product MSIIGSAKEFFGLGPFNEDDPYFDEVQYDERENTREESTRPSRTSEYGSEDRYRSSATRDYADRAPKSYTPQVVSTAPRNYNDAKDIGEPFRDGDAVIMELTDLDPHDAKRIVDFAAGLCFALRGNMYNLSRGVETRRRVFAIVPENARLTEVELQHTARLR from the coding sequence ATGTCTATTATCGGCAGCGCGAAAGAATTTTTCGGTCTTGGCCCGTTCAACGAAGATGACCCCTACTTCGATGAAGTGCAATACGACGAGCGCGAGAACACTCGCGAGGAATCGACGAGACCTTCGCGCACATCTGAGTACGGCAGCGAGGACCGCTACCGCTCCTCAGCTACCCGTGACTACGCGGATCGCGCACCGAAGTCCTACACTCCCCAGGTCGTGTCCACTGCTCCGCGCAATTACAACGATGCGAAGGATATCGGCGAGCCGTTCCGTGATGGCGATGCCGTGATTATGGAGCTGACGGATCTCGACCCCCACGATGCAAAGCGCATCGTCGACTTTGCCGCTGGTCTGTGCTTCGCACTTCGTGGCAACATGTACAACCTGAGCAGGGGCGTTGAGACCCGCCGACGAGTCTTCGCGATCGTTCCGGAAAACGCCCGTTTGACCGAAGTTGAGCTGCAGCACACAGCGCGTCTTCGCTAA
- a CDS encoding YggS family pyridoxal phosphate-dependent enzyme has protein sequence MSTTDIASNLAKVQERIRSAERAAGREPGSVELLPVTKFHPCSSIEVLAAEGIRLVGENREQEASAKVATLREHGVDCGIAMIGQIQSKKANAVARWASEVHSVDSLKLAKGLERGMALALERGDRTSEILPCLVQVSADGDESRGGVAVEKIAELVEALEGAEHLQFDGFMVVPPLDANASEVFDQVRELRDTYAAKLGRPLRFSAGMSADFEEAIAHGSDVVRVGTAVMGPRPVV, from the coding sequence ATGAGCACAACTGATATTGCAAGCAACCTTGCCAAGGTGCAGGAGCGTATCCGCTCCGCGGAGCGTGCCGCGGGTCGCGAGCCGGGAAGCGTGGAACTGCTACCAGTGACGAAGTTTCACCCGTGCTCGTCGATTGAGGTACTTGCCGCGGAAGGTATTCGCCTGGTGGGGGAGAACCGCGAGCAGGAAGCGAGCGCCAAGGTCGCGACTCTGCGCGAGCACGGGGTCGACTGTGGTATCGCGATGATCGGGCAGATCCAGTCGAAGAAGGCGAACGCAGTGGCGCGATGGGCGAGTGAGGTTCACTCGGTGGATTCCTTGAAGTTGGCGAAGGGACTCGAGCGTGGCATGGCGCTCGCCCTTGAGCGGGGTGATCGGACGTCCGAAATCCTGCCGTGCCTTGTTCAGGTTTCTGCAGACGGCGACGAAAGCCGTGGCGGTGTCGCGGTGGAGAAGATCGCCGAGTTGGTTGAAGCGCTCGAGGGGGCTGAGCACCTCCAGTTCGACGGGTTTATGGTTGTGCCACCGCTAGATGCAAACGCCAGCGAGGTATTCGACCAGGTCCGCGAGCTGCGAGACACCTACGCGGCCAAGCTTGGGCGGCCCCTGCGTTTCTCGGCGGGGATGTCCGCGGACTTTGAAGAAGCCATCGCGCATGGCTCGGATGTCGTGCGTGTCGGAACGGCGGTGATGGGGCCGAGGCCCGTAGTCTAA